A genomic region of Brevibacillus sp. JNUCC-41 contains the following coding sequences:
- a CDS encoding YkyA family protein, with amino-acid sequence MLKRFGPYVILLLSLVILAGCFNGSPEERIHKILEKTAEKESDFTEHQEPLNDLEKKEKEKYEKIIKLGLDDYEQIVELSDEATKNIDQREKIIEKEQSSMQSSKEQFNQIDEQIGKIEDEKIKKEATEMKKVMSERYSTYDNLYDAYQQSLAYDRELYELFKKEDLKMDELQVQIKKINTSYSKVLKANEEFNALTEKSNQKKESFYDSSGIEMADSTK; translated from the coding sequence ATGTTGAAGCGTTTTGGTCCATATGTTATTTTACTTCTTTCTTTAGTGATCTTGGCTGGTTGTTTTAATGGTTCACCAGAAGAAAGAATCCACAAAATCCTAGAGAAAACTGCAGAAAAGGAAAGTGATTTCACCGAACATCAAGAGCCTCTTAATGATTTGGAGAAAAAAGAAAAAGAAAAATATGAGAAAATCATTAAACTTGGATTGGATGATTATGAACAGATTGTCGAGCTTTCAGATGAAGCCACCAAGAATATCGACCAAAGGGAAAAAATAATTGAAAAGGAACAAAGCAGTATGCAATCCTCAAAAGAACAATTCAATCAGATAGATGAACAAATCGGGAAAATAGAGGATGAAAAAATAAAAAAAGAAGCGACCGAAATGAAAAAGGTCATGAGTGAGCGCTATAGCACCTACGATAATTTATATGATGCTTATCAACAAAGTCTGGCTTATGATCGTGAATTATATGAACTTTTTAAAAAAGAGGATTTGAAAATGGATGAATTACAAGTGCAAATCAAGAAAATAAATACCTCTTATTCAAAAGTTCTGAAAGCGAATGAGGAATTTAATGCATTAACGGAAAAATCAAATCAAAAAAAAGAAAGTTTTTATGATAGTTCCGGCATAGAAATGGCTGATTCAACAAAATAA
- the def gene encoding peptide deformylase, which translates to MLTMDDFVNEDDPILRQVAVEVPLPASNEDKQLLDSLMEYVQNSQKPDISALYGLRAGIGLAAPQVNVSKRMIAVHLKEKDGQLYSYALFNPKLISHSVEKAYLTSGEGCLSVNRPVSGYVPRYARITVVGTDLEGKSVQLRLKGIAAICFQHEIDHLNGIMFYDHINPEDPYAIPENSIALER; encoded by the coding sequence ATGCTTACCATGGATGATTTTGTTAATGAAGACGATCCAATCTTAAGGCAAGTCGCGGTAGAGGTTCCGCTTCCGGCATCAAATGAAGATAAGCAACTTTTAGACAGCTTGATGGAATATGTCCAAAACAGCCAGAAGCCCGATATTTCTGCACTATACGGGCTAAGGGCAGGAATTGGCTTGGCTGCACCACAGGTGAATGTTTCAAAAAGGATGATCGCGGTTCATTTGAAAGAAAAAGATGGTCAACTGTATAGCTATGCACTTTTCAACCCTAAACTCATCAGCCATTCAGTGGAAAAAGCATATTTGACATCCGGTGAAGGCTGCCTTTCCGTAAATCGTCCCGTTTCCGGCTATGTTCCCCGTTATGCTCGAATAACGGTTGTGGGTACGGACCTGGAAGGAAAATCGGTTCAACTCCGCCTGAAAGGCATCGCAGCCATTTGCTTTCAGCATGAAATCGACCACCTTAATGGAATCATGTTTTATGATCATATCAATCCGGAAGACCCCTATGCCATTCCGGAAAATTCAATTGCGTTGGAAAGGTAA
- the pdhA gene encoding pyruvate dehydrogenase (acetyl-transferring) E1 component subunit alpha, with protein sequence MAQKTKQAKINVQDQLKKVEEQFETFQILNEEGEVVNEAAMPDLSDEQLQELMRRMVYTRILDQRSISLNRQGRLGFYAPTAGQEASQIASQYALEKEDFILPGYRDVPQIVWHGLPLWQAFLFSRGHFKGNQIPEDVNVISPQIIIGAQYIQAAGVALGLKKRGKKAVAITYTGDGGTSQGDFYEGINFAGAFKAPAIFIVQNNRFAISTPVDLQSAAKTLAQKGVAAGIPGIQVDGMDALAVYTAVKEARERAINGEGPTLIETLTYRYGPHTMAGDDPTRYRTSEMDNEWELKDPLVRFRKFLENKKLWNEELENETIEKAKDDIKEAIKLADAEPKQKVTDLIENMYEEMPYNLKEQYEIYKEKESK encoded by the coding sequence ATGGCTCAAAAAACTAAACAAGCTAAAATTAATGTTCAGGATCAGCTTAAGAAAGTAGAAGAACAATTTGAAACTTTTCAAATTTTAAATGAAGAGGGAGAAGTCGTTAATGAAGCGGCAATGCCTGATTTAAGTGATGAACAATTGCAAGAATTAATGCGTCGTATGGTATATACACGCATCTTGGATCAACGTTCTATATCACTGAACCGCCAAGGCAGATTAGGTTTCTATGCACCGACTGCCGGTCAAGAAGCATCTCAAATCGCTTCCCAGTATGCTTTGGAAAAAGAAGATTTCATTCTGCCTGGCTACCGTGATGTTCCGCAAATCGTTTGGCATGGCCTTCCGCTTTGGCAAGCATTCTTGTTCTCACGGGGACATTTTAAAGGAAATCAAATTCCTGAAGACGTCAATGTAATTTCCCCTCAAATCATTATCGGCGCTCAATATATTCAAGCTGCAGGTGTTGCACTTGGGTTGAAGAAACGCGGAAAAAAAGCTGTAGCCATCACATATACGGGTGACGGCGGAACCTCACAAGGTGACTTCTATGAGGGAATTAACTTTGCAGGTGCATTTAAAGCGCCGGCTATCTTCATCGTGCAAAATAACCGTTTCGCAATCTCGACTCCGGTTGATTTGCAATCAGCAGCAAAAACATTAGCCCAGAAGGGTGTGGCTGCAGGTATCCCTGGCATCCAAGTTGATGGTATGGATGCGTTGGCCGTTTATACAGCTGTTAAAGAAGCGCGTGAACGTGCAATTAATGGTGAAGGCCCTACATTGATTGAAACATTAACTTACCGTTATGGTCCGCATACGATGGCTGGGGATGACCCGACACGTTACCGTACTTCCGAAATGGATAACGAGTGGGAACTGAAAGATCCATTGGTTCGTTTCCGCAAGTTCTTGGAAAACAAAAAACTTTGGAATGAAGAATTAGAGAACGAAACAATAGAAAAAGCAAAAGACGATATTAAAGAAGCGATCAAATTGGCAGATGCAGAACCTAAGCAAAAGGTTACAGACCTTATTGAAAACATGTATGAAGAAATGCCTTATAACTTAAAAGAACAATATGAAATTTATAAAGAGAAGGAGTCGAAGTAA
- a CDS encoding YjcZ family sporulation protein has translation MYGGYNQDCCYPVSSAPSYGYGDGYGYGGGGCGFGSGFALIIVLFILLIIVGACLC, from the coding sequence ATGTATGGAGGTTACAACCAGGATTGCTGTTATCCGGTTTCCAGTGCACCCAGCTATGGTTATGGTGATGGTTATGGCTATGGTGGTGGAGGCTGCGGCTTTGGAAGCGGCTTCGCTCTAATCATTGTCCTGTTCATTCTGTTAATCATTGTCGGCGCGTGCTTATGCTAA